One Ooceraea biroi isolate clonal line C1 chromosome 6, Obir_v5.4, whole genome shotgun sequence genomic window carries:
- the LOC105276054 gene encoding serine protease snake, which translates to MDLRFGLLVILLIFDATFVWSSDDKHTGNHGSAKKKKKDSIKLSEGIGNNPFLQSITLPTVPSNPFLQSIALPTAPSNPFVLNFHNNSGSQSDMMPNIFLPQFYGNRSESQSFGSLSNIFLPQENSHTALNIFANSNNPFLNSIGTGPKIDTPVTQAPYAPASSYNMPAPNTPVPFTTNESTPVKVGSSVSSPSLIDLIGSTRPRSESKCNEYVREIVGTTDITSLTGTSSNVIKVNNICRNANQLVVGGTEANTGEFPHMVALGRRNTDETFILMCGGTLISHSWVLSAAHCTYGPNGGPTDARIGSLRLTGDEPGITVAIDNAIRHPSYKPPALYDDIALVKLATSVTFSTLIRPACLYQQYDSVPTQAWVTGWGSTEFGGNQNDQLLKAQLTIVNNLACTIWHNTSSEAPHGITPRMICAGDPQGGWIKDSCQGDSGGPLQVIHPRNQCLFQVIGITSFGRGCANVNSPGIYTRVSHYLPWIENIVWPQEQ; encoded by the exons ATGGATCTTCGTTTCGGTCTTCTTGTGATTCTTCTCATCTTCGATGCAACCTTCGTGTGGTCCAGTGACGATAAACATACAG GTAATCATGGTTccgcgaagaagaaaaagaaggattCAATTAAACTCAGTGAAGGCATTGGGAACAATCCTTTTCTGCAATCCATAACTCTTCCCACTGTTCCAAGCAATCCTTTTCTGCAATCCATAGCTCTTCCCACTGCTCCAAGCAATCCCTTTGTGttgaatttccataataatAGTGGGAGCCAATCTGACATGATgccaaatattttcctgccACAGTTCTACGGTAACAGAAGCGAAAGCCAATCCTTTGGCTCATTATCTAATATCTTTCTACCACAGGAGAATTCACACACAGCTCTCAACATTTTCGCTAACAGCAATAATCCTTTCCTGAATTCCATCGGAACTGGCCCAAAAATCGATACACCTGTCACGCAAGCACCTTATGCGCCAGCATCTTCATATAATATGCCAGCACCTAATACACCAGTGCCTTTCACAACTAATGAATCTACTCCTGTTAAAGTTGGATCTTCAGTCTCCTCGCCATCACTGATAGATCTGATTGGCTCAACAAGACCGAGATCGGAATCTA AATGCAATGAGTACGTGAGAGAAATCGTGGGCACGACCGATATAACATCTCTGACCGGTACTTCGTCCAATGTAATCAAGGTGAATAATATTTGCCGGAATGCGAATCAACTGGTTGTTGGCGGTACCGAGGCTAACACGGGCGAGTTCCCTCACATGGTCGCCTTGGGCAGACGTAACACCGACGAAACGTTCATCCTAATGTGTGGCGGCACATTGATCTCACATAGCTGGGTACTTTCTGCTGCGCATTGCACTTATGGGCCAAA CGGTGGTCCGACTGACGCTCGAATAGGCTCCCTAAGGCTGACGGGTGATGAACCAGGTATCACAGTCGCCATCGACAACGCGATACGACATCCAAGTTACAAACCACCTGCGTTGTACGATGATATAGCTCTGGTGAAGCTTGCGACTTCCGTTACGTTTAGCACATTGATACGACCCGCGTGCCTTTACCAACAGTACGATAGTGTGCCTACGCAAGCATGGGTCACCGGTTGGGGTAGCACCGAATTTG GTGGTAATCAAAACGACCAACTACTGAAGGCACAGTTAACTATAGTGAACAATCTTGCGTGCACGATATGGCACAACACGTCCAGCGAGGCTCCGCATGGTATCACACCGAGAATGATCTGTGCCGGTGATCCTCAAGGCGGTTGGATCAAGGACTCTTGCCAGGGCGACTCTGGAGGTCCTTTACAAGTAATCCATCCGAGGAACCAATGCCTCTTCCAAGTGATTGGCATTACCAGTTTCGGTCGGGGTTGCGCGAACGTCAATTCGCCCGGTATCTACACTAGGGTGTCGCATTACCTTCCCTGGATCGAGAACATTGTCTGGCCACAAGAACAGTAA